One Defluviimonas sp. SAOS-178_SWC DNA window includes the following coding sequences:
- a CDS encoding formate--tetrahydrofolate ligase: MAFKTDIEIAREARKRPIMEIGDKLGIPSEHLLPYGHDKAKVSQAFIRSLEGRKDGKLVLVTAINPTPAGEGKTTTTVGLGDGLNRIGKKAVICIREASLGPNFGMKGGAAGGGYAQVVPMEEMNLHFTGDFHAITSAHNLLSAMIDNHIYWGNALQIDARRVSWRRVMDMNDRALRDIVVSLGGVSNGFPRQTGFDITVASEVMAILCLSKDLEDLQKRLGDIVVAYTRDKTPVYARDIKADGAMTVLLKDAMQPNLVQTLENNPAFVHGGPFANIAHGCNSVIATKTALKLGEYVVTEAGFGADLGAEKFFDIKCRKAGLKPAAAVIVATVRAMKMNGGVAKADLGAENVAAVQKGCPNLGRHIANVKSFGVPVVVAINHFYSDTDAEIAAVKAYVAEQGAEAILCKHWANGSAGIEDLARKVVEMAEGGSANFAPLYPDEMPLFQKIETIAKRIYHADEVIADKSVREQLKAWEAAGYGHLPVCMAKTQYSFTTDPNVRGAPTGHSVPVREVRLSAGAGFIVVICGEIMTMPGLPKVPSAEVIRLNDAGHVEGLF; this comes from the coding sequence ATGGCGTTCAAGACGGATATTGAGATTGCGCGGGAAGCGCGGAAGCGTCCGATCATGGAGATCGGGGACAAGCTCGGGATTCCTTCGGAGCATCTTCTGCCCTACGGTCATGACAAGGCGAAGGTGAGCCAGGCGTTCATCCGGTCTCTGGAGGGTCGGAAGGACGGCAAGCTGGTTCTGGTGACGGCGATCAACCCGACGCCTGCGGGCGAGGGCAAGACGACGACGACGGTGGGTCTTGGCGACGGGTTGAACCGGATCGGCAAGAAGGCGGTGATCTGCATCCGCGAGGCGTCGCTGGGGCCGAACTTCGGGATGAAGGGCGGGGCGGCCGGGGGCGGCTACGCGCAGGTGGTGCCGATGGAGGAGATGAACCTTCACTTCACCGGCGACTTCCACGCGATCACGAGCGCGCACAACCTGCTTTCCGCGATGATCGACAACCACATCTACTGGGGCAACGCGCTCCAGATCGACGCGCGGCGGGTGAGCTGGCGGCGGGTGATGGACATGAACGACCGGGCGCTTCGGGACATCGTGGTGAGCCTTGGCGGCGTGTCGAACGGCTTCCCGCGCCAGACCGGGTTCGACATCACGGTGGCCTCCGAGGTGATGGCGATCCTGTGCCTGTCGAAGGATCTTGAGGATCTGCAGAAGCGGCTCGGCGACATCGTGGTGGCCTATACCCGCGACAAGACGCCGGTCTACGCCCGCGACATCAAGGCCGACGGGGCGATGACGGTGCTTCTGAAGGACGCGATGCAGCCGAACCTGGTGCAGACGCTGGAGAACAACCCGGCCTTCGTGCATGGCGGCCCCTTCGCCAATATCGCGCATGGCTGCAACTCGGTGATCGCGACGAAGACGGCGCTGAAGCTGGGTGAGTATGTGGTGACCGAGGCCGGCTTCGGGGCCGATCTCGGGGCGGAGAAATTCTTCGACATCAAGTGCCGCAAGGCGGGTCTGAAGCCGGCGGCGGCGGTGATCGTGGCGACGGTGCGGGCGATGAAGATGAACGGCGGGGTGGCGAAGGCCGATCTCGGGGCGGAGAACGTGGCGGCGGTGCAGAAGGGCTGCCCGAACCTCGGCCGCCACATCGCCAACGTGAAGTCGTTCGGGGTGCCGGTGGTGGTGGCGATCAACCACTTCTACAGCGACACCGATGCCGAGATCGCGGCGGTGAAGGCCTATGTCGCCGAGCAGGGCGCCGAGGCGATCCTGTGCAAGCACTGGGCGAACGGGTCGGCCGGGATCGAGGATCTCGCGCGGAAGGTTGTGGAGATGGCGGAGGGCGGTTCGGCGAACTTCGCGCCGCTCTATCCCGACGAGATGCCGCTCTTCCAGAAGATCGAGACCATCGCGAAGCGGATCTACCACGCCGACGAGGTGATCGCCGACAAGTCGGTGCGCGAGCAGCTGAAGGCCTGGGAGGCGGCGGGCTACGGCCATCTGCCGGTCTGCATGGCCAAGACCCAGTACAGCTTCACCACCGATCCGAACGTGCGGGGCGCGCCGACGGGTCATTCGGTGCCGGTGCGCGAGGTGCGGCTCAGCGCCGGGGCGGGGTTCATCGTGGTGATCTGCGGCGAGATCATGACCATGCCGGGCCTGCCCAAGGTGCCGTCGGCGGAGGTGATCCGGCTGAACGACGCGGGCCATGTCGAGGGCCTGTTCTAA
- a CDS encoding group II truncated hemoglobin: MSDRMVDTLGGETALRSLVEDFYDFIEVLPEGENLRKLHLRGHGLAHVREEQFNFLSGFLGGRRYYMEKHGHMDLRRMHTHVPISVQDAEDWLTCMDRALEKNGMAGPEVDRLRATFRKICMMLVNDLKEWGVPGDMAAPADKSPRKH, from the coding sequence ATGTCCGATCGCATGGTCGACACACTGGGCGGCGAAACGGCGCTGCGGTCCCTCGTCGAGGATTTCTACGATTTCATCGAGGTTCTGCCCGAAGGGGAGAACCTGAGAAAGCTGCACCTGCGCGGGCATGGCCTTGCCCATGTCCGCGAGGAACAGTTCAATTTTCTCAGCGGTTTCCTCGGCGGGCGCCGCTACTACATGGAAAAGCACGGCCATATGGACCTGCGCCGCATGCATACCCATGTGCCGATTTCGGTGCAGGATGCCGAGGACTGGCTGACCTGCATGGACCGGGCGCTCGAAAAGAACGGCATGGCGGGGCCAGAGGTCGACCGGCTGCGTGCGACCTTCCGGAAGATCTGCATGATGCTTGTCAACGATCTGAAGGAGTGGGGCGTGCCCGGTGACATGGCGGCTCCGGCCGACAAATCGCCGAGAAAGCACTAG
- the folD gene encoding bifunctional methylenetetrahydrofolate dehydrogenase/methenyltetrahydrofolate cyclohydrolase FolD — MSAKIIDGKAFAARVRGEVAAHVARLKEENGITPGLAVVLVGEDPASEVYVRSKGKSTVEAGMNSYEHKLPAETSEADLLALIARLNADPAVHGILVQLPLPKHLNSDLVINTIDPAKDVDGFHISNVGLLGTGQKSMVPCTPLGCLMMLRDHHGSLAGMDAVVVGRSNIVGKPMAQLLLGDSCTVTIAHSRTKDLGVVCRRADILVAAVGRPEMIKGDWVKPGATVIDVGINRIERDGKTKLVGDADFESCAKVAGAITPVPGGVGPMTIACLLANTLTAACRVNGINEPEGLTA, encoded by the coding sequence ATGAGTGCGAAGATCATCGACGGCAAGGCCTTTGCGGCCAGGGTGCGGGGCGAGGTCGCGGCCCATGTCGCGCGGCTGAAGGAAGAGAACGGGATCACGCCGGGCCTCGCGGTGGTTCTGGTCGGCGAGGATCCGGCGAGCGAGGTCTATGTCCGCTCGAAGGGCAAGTCGACGGTCGAGGCGGGGATGAACTCCTACGAGCACAAGCTGCCGGCGGAGACCTCGGAGGCCGATCTCCTGGCGCTGATCGCACGGCTGAACGCCGATCCGGCGGTGCACGGGATCCTGGTGCAGCTGCCCTTGCCGAAGCACCTGAACTCCGACCTCGTGATCAACACGATCGACCCGGCGAAGGATGTCGACGGGTTCCACATCTCGAATGTCGGGCTTCTTGGCACCGGGCAGAAGTCGATGGTGCCCTGCACGCCCTTGGGCTGTCTGATGATGCTGCGCGACCACCACGGGTCGCTCGCCGGGATGGACGCGGTCGTGGTCGGCCGCTCGAACATCGTCGGCAAGCCGATGGCGCAGCTTCTTCTCGGCGACAGCTGCACGGTGACGATCGCGCACAGCCGCACGAAGGACCTCGGCGTGGTCTGCCGCCGCGCCGACATCCTCGTCGCCGCCGTCGGCCGGCCCGAGATGATCAAGGGCGACTGGGTCAAGCCAGGCGCCACCGTGATCGATGTCGGCATCAACCGCATCGAGCGGGACGGCAAGACGAAGCTCGTCGGCGATGCCGACTTCGAGAGCTGCGCCAAGGTCGCCGGCGCCATCACCCCCGTCCCCGGAGGCGTCGGCCCCATGACCATCGCCTGCCTCCTCGCAAACACCCTCACCGCCGCATGCCGCGTAAACGGAATCAACGAACCAGAAGGCCTCACTGCGTAG
- a CDS encoding NAD(P)/FAD-dependent oxidoreductase — MTKRVAIIGAGPSGLAQLRAFQSAKKNGAEIPDIVCFEKQSNWGGLWNYTWRTGLDEYGEPVHCSMYRYLWSNGPKEGLEFADYSFEEHFGKQIASYPPRAVLFDYIQGRVKKAGVRDWIRFSTTIRMVKYNEDKGNFTVTAHDLVNDRMYDEEFDNVIVASGHFSVPNVPEYPGFDKFNGRVLHAHDFRDAREFAGKDLLLLGSSYSAEDIGSQCWKYGAKSITVAYRNAPMGFKWPDNWKEVPKLERMDEDTAYFADGTSKKVDAVILCTGYKHHFPFLPDDLRLKTANRLAAADLYKGVVWVHNPKLFYVGMQDQWFTFNMFDAQAWWVRDAIMGRIAIPTDKAVLVKDVENRVAGEDAGKDAHDAIHYQGDYVKELIAETDYPSFDVDGACEAFFEWKDHKKEDIMGFRNNRYRSVITGTMAPVHHTPWKDALDDSMESYLRNEAESRQTEPAE, encoded by the coding sequence TTGACAAAACGCGTGGCCATCATCGGCGCCGGACCCTCGGGTCTTGCGCAACTCAGAGCCTTTCAGTCCGCCAAGAAGAATGGGGCCGAGATCCCCGACATCGTCTGTTTCGAGAAGCAGTCGAACTGGGGCGGTCTGTGGAACTACACCTGGCGCACCGGCCTCGACGAGTATGGCGAGCCGGTCCATTGCTCGATGTATCGCTATCTCTGGTCGAACGGCCCGAAGGAGGGTCTGGAATTCGCCGACTATTCCTTCGAGGAGCATTTCGGCAAGCAGATCGCCAGCTACCCGCCGCGCGCCGTTCTCTTCGACTACATCCAGGGCCGTGTGAAAAAGGCGGGCGTGCGTGACTGGATCCGGTTCTCCACCACGATCCGAATGGTGAAATACAACGAGGACAAGGGCAACTTCACCGTCACCGCCCATGACCTCGTCAACGACCGCATGTATGACGAGGAGTTCGACAACGTCATCGTCGCTTCCGGCCACTTCTCGGTGCCGAACGTTCCCGAATACCCCGGCTTCGACAAGTTCAACGGCCGCGTCCTCCACGCGCACGATTTCCGCGACGCGCGGGAATTCGCGGGCAAGGATCTGCTGCTGCTCGGCTCCTCCTATTCGGCCGAAGACATCGGCTCGCAGTGCTGGAAATACGGCGCCAAGTCGATCACGGTCGCCTACCGCAACGCGCCGATGGGTTTCAAATGGCCGGACAACTGGAAGGAAGTGCCGAAGCTTGAGCGGATGGACGAGGATACCGCCTATTTCGCCGACGGCACCTCGAAGAAGGTCGATGCGGTCATCCTCTGCACCGGCTACAAGCACCACTTCCCGTTCCTGCCCGACGATCTGCGCCTGAAGACCGCGAACCGCCTGGCTGCCGCCGATCTCTACAAGGGCGTGGTCTGGGTGCATAACCCCAAGCTCTTCTATGTCGGCATGCAGGACCAGTGGTTCACCTTCAACATGTTCGACGCGCAGGCCTGGTGGGTCCGCGACGCGATCATGGGCCGCATCGCGATCCCGACCGACAAGGCGGTTCTCGTGAAGGACGTCGAAAACCGCGTGGCGGGCGAGGATGCCGGCAAGGATGCTCATGACGCCATCCACTACCAGGGCGACTACGTGAAGGAACTGATCGCCGAGACGGACTACCCGTCCTTCGACGTGGATGGCGCCTGCGAAGCCTTCTTCGAGTGGAAGGACCACAAGAAGGAAGACATCATGGGCTTCCGGAACAACCGCTACCGCTCGGTCATCACCGGGACGATGGCGCCGGTCCATCACACACCGTGGAAGGACGCCCTCGACGACTCGATGGAATCCTACCTCAGGAACGAAGCCGAAAGCCGTCAGACCGAGCCGGCCGAATAG
- a CDS encoding bifunctional 5,10-methylenetetrahydrofolate dehydrogenase/5,10-methenyltetrahydrofolate cyclohydrolase has product MSATIIDGRAIARRMLAEVAAEAAHLSGEGWAPRLVSISVGDVAAAELYVRNQQKQADGAGVAFEARTYPPDISLEQLTGVLHGLNADPRVNGIIIQRPLPAHIPVKELQRAIHPLKDVEGMHPASIGNIVYNDLALGPCTAVAAVEILKTLPLKIEGLDVTVIGHSEIVGKPIAFLMMGLGATVTVCHHMTRQVAVHSRRADAVFVAVGKPGLVTGAMLQPGAALIDIGINRIETPEGPRTVGDADYGSCAEVAGWITPVPGGVGPVTVAMLMKNAVLATRLQKAQYRDAYAIAN; this is encoded by the coding sequence ATGAGTGCGACGATCATCGACGGCAGGGCGATTGCGCGGCGCATGCTGGCCGAGGTCGCGGCGGAGGCGGCGCACCTTTCGGGCGAGGGCTGGGCGCCGCGGCTCGTCTCGATCTCGGTCGGGGATGTCGCGGCGGCGGAGCTTTACGTCCGCAACCAGCAGAAGCAGGCCGACGGTGCCGGTGTGGCCTTCGAGGCGCGGACCTATCCGCCCGACATCTCGCTTGAGCAGCTGACCGGGGTCCTGCACGGGCTGAACGCCGATCCGCGCGTGAACGGCATCATCATCCAGCGTCCGCTGCCGGCGCATATCCCAGTGAAGGAGCTGCAGCGCGCCATCCATCCCCTGAAGGATGTCGAGGGCATGCACCCGGCCTCGATCGGCAATATCGTCTACAACGACCTGGCGCTCGGCCCTTGCACGGCGGTGGCGGCGGTGGAGATCCTGAAGACCCTCCCCCTGAAGATCGAGGGGCTCGACGTGACGGTGATCGGCCATTCCGAGATCGTCGGCAAGCCGATCGCCTTCCTGATGATGGGGCTGGGCGCGACGGTGACGGTCTGCCATCACATGACGCGGCAGGTGGCGGTGCATTCGCGCCGGGCCGATGCGGTCTTCGTCGCGGTGGGCAAGCCCGGCCTTGTCACCGGCGCGATGCTGCAACCGGGCGCGGCGCTGATCGATATCGGCATCAACCGGATCGAGACGCCGGAGGGGCCGCGCACGGTGGGTGACGCCGATTACGGCAGCTGCGCCGAGGTGGCGGGCTGGATCACGCCGGTTCCGGGCGGCGTCGGGCCGGTCACGGTGGCGATGCTGATGAAGAATGCGGTTCTTGCGACGCGGCTGCAGAAGGCGCAGTACCGCGATGCCTATGCGATTGCGAATTGA
- a CDS encoding universal stress protein produces MTKKILCPTDGSDHATLGVHKAVELARLTGAELTICVVNIAHGAARGAMINHWTDAEVADLLAQSESTAKADGLANVGTVELISREAAPAIIAYADENGYDHIVMGTGDKRGVKRLVLGSVATSVASEAHCSVTVAR; encoded by the coding sequence ATGACCAAGAAGATTCTTTGTCCGACAGACGGAAGCGATCACGCGACATTGGGGGTTCACAAGGCCGTCGAACTGGCGCGCCTGACCGGTGCCGAGCTGACGATCTGTGTCGTCAATATCGCGCATGGTGCCGCACGGGGGGCGATGATCAATCACTGGACCGACGCCGAGGTCGCGGATCTTCTGGCGCAGTCCGAAAGCACCGCCAAGGCCGACGGTCTGGCGAATGTGGGGACGGTCGAGCTTATCTCGCGCGAGGCGGCCCCGGCGATCATCGCCTATGCCGACGAAAACGGGTACGACCACATCGTCATGGGGACGGGCGACAAGCGCGGCGTGAAGCGGCTTGTGCTGGGGTCCGTCGCGACCAGTGTCGCCAGCGAAGCGCACTGCTCGGTTACGGTCGCGCGCTAA
- a CDS encoding 2-dehydropantoate 2-reductase: MRICIFGAGAIGGYLGAKLAASGADVSLVARGAHLDAIRTKGLTLIEDGQETCHKVRASADPSELGRQDYVILTLKAHSVPAIVDRMAPLLGPSSTVVSGVNGVPWWYFHKIGGPLEGTRLRSVDPGDVQWNGIGPDRVLGCVVYPAAEVTEPGTVRHIEGNRFSLGEPDGSKSDRALALSAALSAAGLKAPVRPKLRDEIWVKLWGNLSFNPISALTHATLDVLCTDPGTRAIVRAMMLEAQVIAEKLGVTFPIDVDRRIDGGAAVGAHRTSMLQDLEAGRPMEIDALIGSVQELGRLTASPTPTIDLVLALVRQRAAVARAGH, translated from the coding sequence ATGCGGATCTGTATCTTCGGCGCGGGTGCGATCGGCGGCTACCTCGGCGCGAAGCTTGCGGCGTCCGGGGCGGATGTCAGCCTTGTCGCACGCGGCGCGCATCTCGACGCGATCCGCACGAAGGGCCTGACGCTGATCGAGGACGGCCAGGAAACCTGCCACAAGGTCCGCGCCAGCGCCGATCCGTCGGAGCTTGGCCGGCAGGACTACGTCATACTGACCCTGAAGGCGCATTCGGTGCCGGCCATCGTCGACCGCATGGCCCCGCTTCTCGGACCGTCGAGCACGGTCGTCAGCGGGGTCAACGGTGTGCCGTGGTGGTACTTCCACAAGATCGGCGGGCCGCTGGAAGGCACGCGGCTTCGTTCCGTCGATCCCGGCGACGTGCAGTGGAACGGCATCGGGCCGGACCGCGTCCTTGGTTGCGTCGTCTATCCCGCCGCCGAGGTGACGGAGCCCGGCACCGTCCGCCATATCGAGGGCAACCGCTTCTCTCTCGGCGAACCCGACGGTTCGAAGTCCGACCGCGCGCTCGCCCTCTCCGCCGCGCTGTCCGCCGCCGGGTTGAAAGCGCCCGTTCGCCCGAAGCTGCGGGACGAGATCTGGGTCAAGCTCTGGGGCAACCTGTCGTTCAACCCGATCTCCGCCCTCACCCACGCGACGCTCGACGTGCTCTGCACAGACCCCGGCACAAGAGCGATTGTTCGCGCGATGATGCTGGAGGCGCAGGTGATCGCCGAGAAGCTTGGCGTGACCTTCCCGATCGACGTGGACCGGAGGATCGACGGCGGCGCGGCGGTGGGCGCGCACCGCACGTCGATGCTCCAGGATCTGGAAGCCGGACGGCCAATGGAAATCGACGCGCTCATCGGGTCCGTTCAGGAACTCGGCCGCTTGACCGCTTCGCCGACCCCCACCATCGACCTTGTCCTCGCCCTCGTCCGGCAGCGCGCGGCGGTGGCCCGCGCCGGACACTGA